In Spirochaeta lutea, the following proteins share a genomic window:
- a CDS encoding GntR family transcriptional regulator, translating to MIDLVISGASDKPIYQQIVDQLSGQIVRGELEPGTMLPPIRTVAKELRISVITIKKAWEELEHLGFIYTMVGRGCFVANLSTREIKDKRSILMEEKIAKDITYYKSLGVTLDEIIEAIRKGYG from the coding sequence ATGATTGATCTTGTCATCTCCGGCGCCTCGGATAAGCCCATATACCAACAGATAGTTGACCAGTTGAGCGGACAGATTGTCCGGGGGGAGCTTGAGCCGGGAACCATGTTACCACCCATCCGCACTGTGGCAAAGGAGTTGCGAATCAGTGTAATCACCATTAAAAAGGCTTGGGAGGAGCTCGAACACCTGGGGTTCATCTATACCATGGTAGGGCGGGGTTGCTTCGTGGCAAACCTATCAACCAGAGAGATCAAAGACAAGCGAAGTATTCTCATGGAAGAAAAGATCGCAAAGGATATTACCTACTACAAATCTCTTGGGGTTACATTGGATGAGATCATTGAAGCAATTAGAAAGGGTTATGGTTAG
- a CDS encoding ABC-2 transporter permease: MLHLLYKEFRLSIHPLFFLILLCGTLLLIPQWVFFVAMMYLLFIAVPNIFITGKAQNDLVFSVMLPVRKRDVVKSRILSIAILQILQILVAVPFAILNIKLYQAENFLLDPNFSFFGFVFAMYAVHNVVFFPLFYKTGYKIGIPSMAGIAAAVLFATTVEFAILFVPALKVLDGFGHLAPQLWLLSAGILFFVIINMVAYRISARRFTNIDL; encoded by the coding sequence ATGTTACATCTGCTGTATAAAGAATTCCGCCTTTCCATTCATCCCCTCTTTTTCCTCATCCTTCTCTGCGGTACCTTGCTGCTGATACCTCAATGGGTATTTTTTGTGGCCATGATGTACCTATTGTTTATCGCCGTGCCGAACATCTTTATCACCGGGAAGGCTCAGAACGATCTGGTTTTTTCGGTAATGTTGCCAGTGCGTAAGCGGGACGTGGTAAAATCACGCATCCTATCCATAGCCATACTTCAGATCCTGCAAATTCTTGTTGCGGTCCCATTCGCGATCCTCAATATCAAACTCTACCAGGCAGAGAATTTTTTGCTGGATCCCAATTTTTCATTTTTTGGGTTTGTATTCGCCATGTATGCCGTTCACAATGTGGTTTTCTTTCCACTCTTCTACAAAACCGGGTATAAGATCGGAATCCCCTCCATGGCAGGCATTGCTGCTGCCGTTCTTTTTGCCACCACTGTGGAGTTTGCGATACTATTTGTACCGGCCTTAAAGGTTCTGGATGGATTCGGACATCTTGCACCACAGCTCTGGCTCCTATCGGCGGGGATTTTGTTCTTTGTGATCATCAATATGGTGGCGTACCGGATCTCTGCTCGGCGGTTTACGAACATTGATCTATGA
- a CDS encoding penicillin-binding transpeptidase domain-containing protein, with the protein MSRPRHTLRYTIVFVLTGILAVSILIRYGQIMLGGTGPVRQDSGGTTRIERGPILDRNGRILAIQTDQPILSAWIPSVASLENTAGLLGNILGVPEEELLQRLQSSDGYVVLSRSLSHDQAEAIALLVQQGELRGLSLEEGYRRMYPEESLAAHVIGFTGYDNQGLEGIELTMNDELSPEQPSPGFGNQVFLTLDTEIQFEMEQIAQQAYEEHGAESVSILVGSGKTGEIYAWATRPTFNLNQLSQSTPEQRRNRIIQNSFEPGSVFKIFSISGIMHLGGIDDRTRFHTAGGYQPPGLDRPITDLSNYGTISPQGIIQYSSNVGAAYASDTISKDDFYYLLRQFGFGQPTGIPLNGEHTGILRSPTQWSIRSKPTMAIGQELGVTALQMFQAATAFANQGIIVTPRIVSQVVSPDGAVVRKTTRNPIRRVLSSSSTQSMLEYMNTATDDTGTGRRARIEGIDISIKTGTAEVVDPETGRYSNERFLASSLALFPTEDPQLIVYIVIDYPKGETYGGRIAAPLVRQAAEFLIPYFGIHRTGDVRITQKPSLQIIEPQLPVLEETIPDYHGISLKTLMPLLNQDTIPVTINGHGWVLSQDPSPGTALDSVEGLTLWLSSDPGDFLAPADGSVPSPGEQDAGSPES; encoded by the coding sequence ATGAGTCGACCCCGACATACCCTACGGTACACCATCGTTTTTGTACTCACGGGTATCCTAGCAGTTTCTATTCTCATTCGCTACGGCCAGATTATGCTCGGTGGGACAGGACCGGTACGTCAAGATTCCGGGGGTACTACCCGGATCGAACGAGGACCTATTCTTGACAGAAACGGCAGAATCCTCGCAATTCAAACCGACCAGCCGATTCTCAGCGCTTGGATTCCTAGTGTTGCATCCCTGGAAAACACCGCCGGACTTTTAGGAAATATTCTCGGGGTGCCTGAGGAGGAGTTGCTCCAGCGGCTTCAGTCCAGCGATGGCTATGTGGTACTATCCCGATCCCTCAGCCATGATCAAGCGGAAGCAATTGCATTACTGGTGCAACAGGGGGAACTCCGGGGCCTCTCTCTAGAAGAGGGGTATCGCCGGATGTACCCGGAAGAATCCCTGGCAGCCCACGTAATAGGATTTACCGGATATGATAACCAGGGTCTCGAGGGCATCGAGCTGACCATGAACGACGAACTCAGTCCGGAGCAACCCTCTCCCGGCTTCGGGAACCAGGTCTTCCTTACCCTGGATACCGAAATTCAATTTGAAATGGAACAAATTGCCCAACAAGCCTATGAAGAACATGGGGCTGAATCCGTCTCAATCCTCGTAGGCTCAGGGAAGACCGGTGAAATTTATGCCTGGGCCACAAGACCGACCTTTAATCTGAATCAGCTCTCCCAATCCACCCCGGAGCAACGGAGAAACCGAATAATTCAAAACAGCTTCGAGCCCGGATCAGTCTTCAAGATTTTCTCTATTTCAGGAATCATGCACCTGGGCGGAATAGATGACCGGACCCGATTCCATACCGCCGGAGGTTACCAACCCCCAGGGCTGGACCGGCCCATTACCGATTTGAGCAACTATGGAACGATTTCACCCCAGGGGATCATTCAATACAGCTCGAATGTCGGCGCTGCATATGCCAGCGATACCATCTCCAAGGATGATTTTTACTATCTCCTCCGGCAATTCGGTTTCGGCCAGCCCACGGGAATTCCCCTGAACGGCGAACATACCGGAATCCTCCGCAGTCCAACCCAATGGTCGATCCGATCGAAACCTACCATGGCCATAGGTCAGGAACTGGGGGTAACGGCTCTCCAGATGTTTCAAGCAGCGACTGCCTTCGCAAATCAGGGGATTATCGTAACCCCTCGGATCGTATCCCAGGTTGTCAGCCCTGACGGGGCGGTAGTTCGGAAAACAACCCGTAATCCTATCCGCCGGGTTTTGAGTTCATCCAGTACCCAGTCCATGTTGGAGTACATGAACACCGCCACGGATGACACCGGAACCGGCCGCAGAGCTCGGATCGAAGGGATCGACATTTCAATAAAAACCGGAACGGCTGAGGTGGTGGATCCGGAAACCGGCCGATACTCCAATGAACGGTTCTTGGCATCCAGTCTCGCATTGTTTCCCACCGAGGATCCCCAGCTCATTGTATACATTGTGATTGATTATCCAAAGGGAGAAACCTACGGCGGCAGAATTGCAGCCCCTTTGGTGCGCCAGGCGGCAGAATTTCTCATTCCCTATTTCGGAATTCATCGAACCGGGGACGTTCGAATCACCCAGAAACCCAGCCTGCAGATAATCGAACCGCAGTTGCCAGTTCTCGAAGAAACCATTCCTGATTATCACGGTATAAGCCTGAAGACCCTCATGCCCCTGCTAAACCAAGATACCATACCCGTGACCATTAACGGCCACGGATGGGTCTTGTCTCAGGATCCCAGCCCCGGGACGGCCCTGGATTCTGTGGAGGGGCTCACCCTCTGGCTCTCTTCCGATCCTGGGGATTTCCTCGCCCCGGCAGACGGATCGGTCCCTTCCCCGGGTGAGCAGGACGCTGGGAGCCCTGAGTCGTGA
- a CDS encoding ABC transporter ATP-binding protein, with product MAILHVEGLHKRYPAFHLKDVSFTLEPGYIMGFIGANGAGKTTTLKSIVNLVKKDSGRVSILGKDFAKNEIELKQELGYMFGGVDYYAKTKIKTITDVVRRFYVNWDERLYREYMNRFSLDESKKVSELSSGMRIKYSLTLALSHHAKLLLLDEPTSGLDPVARDNLLELFQELIEDGERSILFSTHITSDLEKCADYITYIENGRIIESRTKDDLIASYRLVKGTQAHLQGLVPGLIAYKSNAFGFTGLIHTADLGNHTDLAVEAPSLEDIMIYYAKKEAEHVTSAV from the coding sequence ATGGCTATACTACATGTAGAGGGGCTTCACAAGCGGTACCCGGCATTTCACCTAAAGGATGTGTCGTTTACCCTGGAACCTGGATACATTATGGGATTCATCGGGGCCAACGGCGCAGGTAAAACCACCACACTGAAGTCCATTGTGAATCTGGTTAAGAAGGACAGTGGTAGGGTTTCCATACTGGGAAAAGACTTCGCCAAGAACGAAATTGAGCTTAAGCAGGAGCTCGGGTACATGTTTGGCGGTGTTGATTACTATGCCAAGACAAAAATTAAAACCATCACCGACGTGGTGCGTCGTTTCTACGTCAACTGGGATGAGCGGCTCTACCGGGAGTACATGAACCGGTTTTCTCTTGACGAGAGCAAGAAGGTATCAGAACTAAGCAGCGGAATGCGTATCAAATATTCCCTGACCCTGGCTCTATCACATCATGCCAAACTGCTTCTCCTGGATGAGCCCACCAGTGGCCTTGATCCTGTGGCCCGGGACAATCTCCTGGAATTATTCCAAGAGCTCATCGAAGACGGGGAGCGCAGTATTCTCTTCTCCACCCACATTACCAGCGACTTAGAGAAATGTGCCGACTACATCACTTATATTGAAAACGGTCGGATTATAGAGAGCCGGACAAAAGATGATCTCATCGCCTCCTACCGTCTGGTGAAGGGCACCCAGGCTCATCTCCAGGGGTTGGTCCCAGGTCTGATCGCCTATAAGAGTAACGCCTTTGGGTTTACCGGCCTTATCCATACCGCCGATCTAGGCAACCACACCGACCTAGCCGTGGAGGCCCCATCCCTTGAGGACATCATGATTTACTACGCGAAAAAGGAGGCAGAACATGTTACATCTGCTGTATAA
- a CDS encoding motility associated factor glycosyltransferase family protein has protein sequence MNSPTLLQLVETAVENLPARTREPQADDYQFLPTRDGGLSLKVRGRWLHSRRDPWGETARRVQALGPVPPDAPILCLGIGIGYEVIQLRRTYPENPLIILCPYHPYLLALGTHRAALAEILEVPLENISFHLIAPDISQQQLSDLVQTVLSDYTHRVITHFETSGFFFYGESWRAAVLGTLERISSRRQVNSATIKRFARLWVRNTMLNLPLYGRAGRVESLQQRFSGIPSLLVAAGPTLEEFLPRLAELSVRFLIVAVDTALPALERAGVTPDIVIVVDPQYWNTRHLDYSSLDRTLVISEISSHPRALRSCKHLVLTGSLLPLGSSFEQKLEGFTQLGAGGSVATTAWDLCRHLGCSSITLLGLDLGFPNMQTHILGSLSEELMVQGGTRLNPTETQSYGFLLGGAPGLVSDHAGRPLLSDKRMDIYAGWFENRISEMQNKPGFEVMRLGSRGRFIGKFPSRTVPELLEYPIIRSSIDERMQEIKAYLHSHASPQRKDGALFDSSTASDIPRAIMADIYVNAEGLMALTRRAIAALIPLLQGDSGSSTPEHDPRTQEVLASLEEADQAITSLSHTRVVGMLMQEILESTVNQPPARTFRESLERSRDLYEGLHDAAQWLLSIIEKSRNQTP, from the coding sequence GTGAATAGCCCTACCCTGCTGCAACTAGTAGAGACTGCCGTGGAAAACCTTCCTGCACGTACCAGGGAGCCCCAGGCTGATGATTATCAATTCTTGCCTACCCGGGATGGCGGCCTGAGCCTCAAGGTTCGAGGACGTTGGCTGCATAGCCGGCGGGATCCATGGGGAGAAACCGCTCGACGCGTTCAGGCCCTGGGGCCGGTTCCACCGGATGCGCCGATACTCTGCTTGGGCATTGGCATCGGGTATGAGGTGATTCAACTGCGGAGAACCTACCCGGAAAACCCCCTGATCATCCTCTGCCCCTACCACCCATACCTCCTCGCCTTGGGGACCCACCGGGCCGCCTTGGCTGAGATACTAGAGGTTCCCCTGGAAAATATCAGCTTTCATCTGATCGCCCCGGATATTTCACAGCAACAGCTATCCGACCTCGTACAGACCGTTCTATCCGATTACACCCACCGGGTTATAACCCATTTTGAGACCTCCGGGTTCTTCTTCTACGGCGAGTCCTGGAGGGCTGCCGTCCTTGGAACCCTAGAACGCATCAGCTCTCGGAGACAGGTTAATTCCGCCACCATTAAGCGGTTTGCGCGGTTGTGGGTGAGGAACACCATGCTGAACCTCCCCCTCTATGGACGCGCCGGACGGGTTGAATCATTACAACAGCGGTTCTCGGGGATCCCTAGCCTGCTGGTAGCCGCCGGGCCTACCCTGGAGGAGTTTCTGCCCCGGTTAGCAGAACTTTCCGTACGGTTTCTCATCGTGGCGGTAGATACCGCCCTGCCAGCCCTGGAGCGTGCCGGGGTGACACCGGATATCGTGATTGTGGTGGATCCCCAGTATTGGAATACCCGGCACCTGGATTATTCCAGCCTGGATCGAACCCTGGTTATCAGCGAGATATCCAGCCATCCCCGGGCTCTACGGAGCTGTAAACACCTGGTTTTGACCGGAAGTTTATTACCCCTTGGCTCGAGTTTTGAACAGAAGCTGGAGGGTTTTACGCAACTTGGGGCCGGCGGAAGTGTGGCAACCACTGCATGGGATCTCTGCAGGCATCTTGGCTGTTCATCCATTACCCTCCTGGGGTTGGATCTCGGCTTTCCAAACATGCAAACCCACATTCTCGGCAGCCTGAGCGAGGAGCTCATGGTCCAGGGGGGAACCCGATTGAACCCCACCGAAACCCAATCCTATGGTTTTTTACTGGGCGGAGCACCTGGTCTGGTTTCTGACCATGCGGGCCGCCCCCTACTTTCAGACAAGCGCATGGATATCTATGCTGGCTGGTTTGAAAACCGTATTTCTGAGATGCAAAACAAACCCGGTTTCGAGGTGATGCGTCTCGGTTCCCGAGGCAGATTCATCGGTAAATTTCCCTCGAGAACAGTCCCTGAGCTCCTAGAGTACCCGATCATTCGTTCGAGTATTGATGAGAGGATGCAGGAGATTAAAGCCTATCTGCACAGCCATGCATCTCCTCAACGGAAGGACGGCGCTCTCTTTGATTCATCAACCGCGTCGGATATCCCTAGGGCTATCATGGCGGATATTTATGTTAATGCAGAAGGGTTAATGGCCCTAACGCGCCGGGCAATAGCAGCCCTTATTCCCCTGCTTCAGGGGGATTCAGGGAGTTCGACCCCGGAACACGATCCGAGAACCCAGGAGGTCTTAGCCAGCCTGGAAGAAGCGGATCAGGCCATCACGTCCCTTTCCCATACCAGGGTTGTGGGAATGCTTATGCAGGAAATTTTGGAGTCCACGGTCAATCAGCCCCCTGCTCGGACATTCCGTGAATCCCTGGAACGCAGCCGGGACCTGTATGAAGGCTTACACGATGCCGCCCAGTGGCTGCTGAGTATCATAGAAAAAAGCCGAAACCAAACACCCTAA
- a CDS encoding M23 family metallopeptidase, producing MSTKTMVYRRVCRGRLITKEKYHEIALKNSPFMDDRVTMTTLIKEQRIAPRKKQGRRKSPRRTAVPELVSEDFRGLRARAERILMDAPGVPALQSQHTSRRNALPFWLQLQNRVTPGQTIPLIAALYFSLIVFMVLSTNTTWETWFSPRPEVIELGSGVISEQVLKRYSAFVGDQNLPGVSTDSVDASQFLALKVGEYRIQPGDTLSEIALKFGLNMDTLISFNQIGDVRRMQIGKTLRIPNRDGLSYTVRTGDSLSSIATAKGTTVNALLDANDLKDATIVPGMNLFIPNVRMDEVDLKLALGELFILPTRGYYSSPFGYRADPFTGQRRFHNGLDIANDQGTPVWASIAGRVVHIESQVGNYGKFIIIQHPRGFKTLYAHLDSFSVKVGQYISQGQVIGRMGNTGRSTGSHLHFSVFKDNIPVDPMGYLH from the coding sequence GTGAGTACAAAAACGATGGTGTACCGTAGGGTATGTCGGGGTCGACTCATAACTAAAGAAAAATACCATGAAATTGCTCTTAAAAACAGTCCCTTTATGGACGATAGGGTTACCATGACCACTCTCATAAAAGAGCAACGTATTGCACCCCGTAAAAAACAGGGGCGCCGTAAATCCCCTCGCCGAACCGCGGTGCCGGAACTGGTTTCTGAAGATTTCCGCGGCCTGCGGGCCCGGGCGGAGAGGATTTTAATGGATGCCCCCGGGGTCCCTGCCCTGCAATCCCAGCATACTAGCCGAAGAAATGCCCTGCCTTTCTGGCTGCAGCTTCAGAACCGCGTCACCCCCGGGCAGACCATTCCTCTCATTGCAGCGTTGTACTTTTCCCTCATTGTCTTTATGGTCCTTTCAACAAACACTACCTGGGAAACCTGGTTTTCTCCACGCCCCGAGGTCATCGAATTGGGATCAGGGGTCATTTCCGAACAGGTGCTCAAACGCTATTCAGCATTTGTCGGCGACCAGAACCTTCCCGGTGTGAGCACCGACTCAGTGGATGCGAGTCAATTCCTTGCGTTAAAGGTAGGGGAGTACCGTATTCAACCGGGTGATACCCTCTCAGAAATTGCCTTGAAATTCGGTCTGAACATGGACACCCTCATAAGTTTTAATCAAATTGGCGATGTACGTCGCATGCAGATTGGAAAAACCCTGAGAATACCCAACCGCGACGGCCTTTCCTATACCGTTCGTACCGGAGATTCCCTCTCATCCATCGCTACGGCTAAGGGTACAACCGTAAACGCCCTCCTGGATGCAAATGATCTCAAGGATGCCACTATAGTCCCGGGAATGAATTTGTTTATCCCCAATGTACGAATGGATGAGGTGGATTTAAAACTTGCTCTGGGTGAATTGTTTATCCTGCCGACCCGAGGATACTATTCATCACCCTTCGGCTACCGGGCAGATCCCTTCACCGGTCAACGGCGCTTCCATAACGGTCTTGATATTGCCAATGACCAAGGAACACCGGTTTGGGCATCCATTGCTGGACGGGTGGTGCATATTGAGAGCCAGGTGGGCAACTACGGCAAGTTCATAATTATTCAGCATCCCAGGGGGTTTAAAACCCTCTATGCCCATCTAGACTCCTTCAGCGTTAAGGTAGGGCAGTATATTTCTCAAGGCCAAGTCATCGGGCGGATGGGAAACACCGGGAGGTCCACAGGATCCCATCTTCATTTTTCCGTATTCAAAGATAACATCCCGGTAGACCCCATGGGGTATCTTCACTAA